The Dokdonella koreensis DS-123 genome has a segment encoding these proteins:
- a CDS encoding form I ribulose bisphosphate carboxylase large subunit — protein sequence MNAVATEQRVVGNTSARYQSGVLAYREMGYWQPDYVPQDTDVIALFRITPQDGVHPEEAAAAVAGESSTATWTVVWTDRLTACERYRAKAYRVDPVPNTGPGTATEAQYFAYIAYELELFEEGSIANLTASIIGNVFGFKPLKALRLEDMRIPVAYLKTFQGPATGIVVERERLDKFGRPLLGATTKPKLGLSGRNYGRVVYEALKGGLDFVKDDENINSQPFMHWRDRFLFVMEAVNRAAAETGEVKGHYLNVTAATMEDMYERAEFAKQLGSNIIMIDLVIGYTAIQSMAKWARRNDMILHLHRAGHGTYTRQKSHGISFRVISKWMRMAGVDHIHAGTVVGKLEGDPSVIAGIYDTLREMRTPQNLAHGLYFEQDWASLRRVMPVASGGIHAGQMHQLIHYLGEDVVLQFGGGTIGHPQGIQAGATANRVALEAMIQARNEGVDLWNEGPQVLAKAARWCTPLRAALDTWKDVTFEYTSTDTVDFVPTPTAA from the coding sequence ATGAATGCAGTGGCCACCGAGCAGCGCGTCGTCGGCAACACCAGCGCGCGCTACCAGTCCGGCGTCCTCGCCTACCGCGAGATGGGCTACTGGCAGCCGGACTACGTGCCGCAGGACACCGACGTGATCGCGCTGTTCCGGATCACGCCGCAGGACGGCGTGCATCCGGAGGAAGCCGCGGCCGCGGTCGCCGGGGAGTCGTCCACGGCCACCTGGACCGTGGTCTGGACCGACCGCCTGACCGCCTGCGAGAGGTACCGCGCCAAGGCCTACCGCGTCGATCCGGTGCCCAACACCGGCCCGGGCACGGCGACCGAAGCGCAGTACTTCGCCTACATCGCCTACGAACTGGAACTGTTCGAGGAAGGCTCGATCGCCAACCTCACCGCCTCGATCATCGGCAACGTGTTCGGCTTCAAGCCGCTCAAGGCGCTGCGCCTGGAGGACATGCGCATCCCGGTGGCGTACCTGAAGACGTTCCAGGGCCCGGCCACCGGCATCGTGGTCGAGCGGGAGCGGCTGGACAAGTTCGGCCGGCCGCTGCTCGGCGCCACCACCAAGCCGAAGCTGGGCCTGTCCGGCCGCAACTACGGCCGCGTCGTCTACGAGGCGCTCAAGGGCGGGCTCGACTTCGTCAAGGACGACGAGAACATCAACTCGCAGCCGTTCATGCACTGGCGTGACCGCTTCCTGTTCGTGATGGAAGCGGTCAACCGTGCCGCAGCCGAGACCGGCGAGGTCAAGGGCCATTACCTCAACGTCACCGCCGCGACGATGGAGGACATGTACGAGCGCGCCGAATTCGCCAAGCAGCTCGGCTCCAACATCATCATGATCGACCTGGTGATCGGCTACACCGCGATCCAGAGCATGGCCAAGTGGGCGCGGCGCAACGACATGATCCTGCACCTGCACCGCGCCGGCCACGGCACCTACACGCGCCAGAAGTCGCACGGCATCAGCTTCCGCGTGATCTCCAAGTGGATGCGCATGGCGGGCGTGGACCACATCCACGCCGGCACGGTGGTCGGCAAGCTCGAGGGCGATCCCTCGGTGATCGCGGGCATCTACGACACGCTGCGCGAGATGCGCACGCCGCAGAACCTGGCGCACGGGCTCTACTTCGAGCAGGACTGGGCCAGCCTGCGCCGCGTGATGCCGGTGGCGTCCGGCGGCATCCACGCCGGCCAGATGCACCAGCTGATCCACTACCTGGGCGAGGACGTGGTGCTGCAGTTCGGCGGCGGCACGATCGGCCACCCACAGGGCATCCAGGCCGGCGCCACCGCCAATCGCGTCGCGCTCGAAGCGATGATCCAGGCACGCAACGAGGGCGTGGACCTCTGGAACGAGGGCCCGCAGGTGCTGGCCAAGGCGGCCCGCTGGTGCACACCGCTGCGCGCCGCGCTCGATACCTGGAAGGACGTCACCTTCGAGTACACCTCCACCGACACCGTCGACTTCGTGCCGACGCCGACCGCGGCCTGA
- a CDS encoding class 1 fructose-bisphosphatase, protein MFYQRPTLSKFLIEHLRGAPSEQDLSALLVDVAAAVKTIAAVVAKGQLHFRGEAAPDRATVNVHGEVQKPLDVLTNEIVLRHCEWGGLVAGMVSEELDEPYPIPADHRRGRYLLVFDPLDGSSNIDVNVSVGSIFSVLRHDTEAPPGPRDYLQPGHRQIAAGYAIYGPTTMLVLTVGNGTHGFTLDREIGNFILTHPDLRIPSETSEFAINTSNERFWEPPVQRYVGECKEGRSGIRERDFNMRWIASMVAEVHRILMRGGVFMYPRDTKDPKKPGRLRLLYEANPMALLVEQAGGRGSTGRGPLLDVQPESIHQRIPVVLGSHEEVERIERYHREFEDGTDRPFVSPLFNERSLFRPEAL, encoded by the coding sequence ATGTTCTACCAACGCCCCACGCTGTCGAAGTTCCTGATCGAACACCTGCGCGGCGCGCCGAGCGAGCAGGACCTCTCCGCCCTGCTGGTGGACGTCGCCGCGGCGGTCAAGACGATCGCGGCGGTGGTGGCCAAGGGCCAGCTGCATTTCCGTGGCGAGGCGGCGCCCGACCGTGCCACCGTCAACGTGCACGGCGAGGTGCAGAAGCCGCTGGACGTGCTGACCAACGAGATCGTGCTGCGCCATTGCGAATGGGGCGGCCTGGTGGCCGGCATGGTGTCCGAGGAACTGGACGAGCCCTACCCGATCCCCGCCGACCACCGGCGCGGCCGCTACCTGCTGGTGTTCGATCCGCTGGACGGCTCGTCCAACATCGACGTCAACGTCTCGGTCGGCTCGATCTTCTCGGTCCTGCGCCACGACACCGAGGCGCCGCCCGGTCCGCGCGACTACCTGCAGCCCGGCCACCGGCAGATCGCCGCCGGCTACGCCATCTACGGACCGACGACGATGCTGGTGCTCACGGTCGGCAACGGCACGCACGGCTTCACGCTCGATCGGGAGATCGGCAACTTCATCCTGACCCACCCGGACCTGCGCATCCCGTCCGAGACCAGCGAGTTCGCGATCAACACCTCCAACGAGCGCTTCTGGGAGCCGCCGGTGCAGCGCTACGTCGGCGAGTGCAAGGAAGGCCGCAGCGGTATCCGCGAGCGCGACTTCAACATGCGCTGGATCGCCTCGATGGTGGCCGAGGTGCATCGCATCCTGATGCGCGGCGGCGTCTTCATGTACCCGCGCGACACCAAGGACCCGAAGAAGCCCGGGCGCCTGCGCCTGCTGTACGAGGCCAACCCGATGGCGCTGCTGGTCGAGCAGGCCGGCGGTCGCGGCAGCACCGGACGCGGTCCGCTGCTGGACGTTCAGCCGGAATCGATCCACCAGCGCATCCCGGTGGTGCTCGGCTCGCACGAGGAGGTCGAGCGGATCGAACGCTACCACCGCGAGTTCGAGGACGGCACCGACCGCCCGTTCGTCTCGCCGCTGTTCAACGAACGCTCGTTGTTCCGGCCGGAGGCGCTCTGA
- the cbbX gene encoding CbbX protein, with product MNAQPTADPAPTTSLARLYAESGMAQVLAQLDAELVGLVPVKTRIREIASLLIVEKARRNLGLTAGAPSLHMGFTGNPGTGKTTVALRMADILHRLGYIRKNHLVSVTRDDLVGQYIGHTAPKTKEVLKRAMGGVLFIDEAYYLYRPENERDYGQEAIEILLQVMENQREDLVVILAGYKSRMDTFFQSNPGMASRIAHHIDFPDYDADELLRIAELMTARMDYRLDEDAIGALRDYIALRVARPHFANARSIRNALDRARLRQAGRLFETALAAGTEAELSAEQLTTISAADIRASRLFAEAAAAT from the coding sequence GTGAACGCCCAACCCACTGCCGATCCCGCGCCGACCACCTCGCTGGCCCGCCTCTATGCCGAGTCGGGCATGGCCCAGGTGCTGGCCCAGCTCGACGCCGAGCTGGTCGGCCTGGTGCCGGTCAAGACGCGCATCCGCGAGATCGCCTCGCTGCTGATCGTGGAGAAGGCGCGGCGGAACCTGGGCCTCACGGCCGGCGCGCCCAGCCTGCACATGGGGTTCACCGGCAATCCCGGCACCGGCAAGACCACGGTGGCGCTGCGCATGGCCGACATCCTGCATCGCCTGGGCTACATCCGGAAGAACCACCTGGTCTCGGTGACGCGCGACGACCTGGTCGGCCAGTACATCGGCCACACGGCGCCCAAGACCAAGGAAGTGCTCAAGCGCGCGATGGGCGGCGTGCTGTTCATCGACGAGGCCTACTACCTGTACCGGCCGGAGAACGAGCGCGACTACGGCCAGGAGGCGATCGAGATCCTGCTGCAGGTGATGGAGAACCAGCGCGAGGACCTGGTGGTGATCCTGGCCGGCTACAAGTCGCGCATGGACACGTTCTTCCAGAGCAACCCGGGGATGGCTTCACGCATCGCGCACCACATCGACTTCCCCGACTACGACGCCGACGAGCTGCTGCGCATCGCCGAGCTGATGACCGCGCGGATGGACTACCGGCTGGACGAGGACGCGATCGGCGCGCTGCGCGACTACATCGCGCTGCGCGTGGCGCGGCCGCACTTCGCCAATGCGCGGTCGATCCGCAATGCGCTGGATCGCGCACGGCTGCGCCAGGCCGGACGGCTGTTCGAGACGGCCCTGGCGGCCGGCACGGAAGCGGAACTCTCGGCCGAGCAGCTGACCACGATCAGCGCCGCCGACATCCGCGCCAGCCGGCTGTTCGCCGAGGCGGCGGCCGCCACCTGA
- a CDS encoding LysR family transcriptional regulator encodes MLHLTLRQLQVFLEAARLLNFARAAEALHLTQPAVSMQIRQLEGAVGVDLFERVGRRLALTEAGQVLRHHAARVLGEIADAEQSLQNLTGLRSGLVTVGLVSTAKYFAPRLLAVFAEQHPGIDVRFSVGNRDTLVRLLEDNEIDLAVMGRPPEKLDALAEPMAENPHVLVAARDHPLAGARSIDMHELRHETFLSREPGSGTQGVMENVFRQHLFTPARTILMGSNETVKQAVMAGMGVSLLSLHTLALERRAGEVAILDVVGTPVLRTWHVVHMRAKQLAPAARAFRQFLLENTSDYLREAFPLPASPTKVPSARARRRAPARGR; translated from the coding sequence ATGCTGCACCTCACGCTGCGCCAGTTGCAGGTTTTCCTGGAGGCGGCCCGCCTGCTCAATTTCGCGCGCGCCGCCGAGGCGCTGCACCTGACGCAGCCGGCCGTCTCGATGCAGATCCGCCAGCTCGAAGGCGCCGTCGGCGTGGACCTGTTCGAGCGCGTCGGCCGGCGCCTGGCACTGACCGAGGCCGGCCAGGTGCTGCGTCATCACGCCGCGCGCGTGCTCGGCGAGATCGCCGATGCCGAGCAGTCCCTGCAGAACCTCACCGGCCTGCGCAGCGGCTTGGTCACCGTCGGCCTGGTCAGCACCGCCAAGTACTTCGCGCCGCGCCTGCTGGCCGTGTTCGCCGAGCAGCATCCCGGCATCGACGTGCGCTTCAGCGTCGGCAACCGCGACACGCTGGTGCGCCTGCTGGAGGACAACGAGATCGACCTGGCCGTGATGGGGCGTCCGCCCGAGAAGCTCGACGCGCTGGCCGAGCCGATGGCCGAGAACCCGCACGTGCTGGTCGCCGCGCGCGACCATCCGCTGGCCGGCGCGCGCAGCATCGACATGCACGAGCTGCGGCACGAGACCTTCCTGAGCCGCGAGCCCGGCTCCGGCACGCAGGGCGTGATGGAGAACGTGTTCCGCCAGCACCTGTTCACGCCGGCGCGCACGATCCTGATGGGCAGCAACGAGACCGTGAAGCAGGCCGTGATGGCGGGCATGGGCGTCAGCCTGTTGTCGCTGCACACGCTGGCGTTGGAACGGCGCGCCGGCGAGGTGGCGATCCTCGACGTGGTCGGCACGCCGGTGCTGCGCACCTGGCACGTGGTGCACATGCGCGCCAAGCAGCTCGCACCCGCCGCGCGCGCGTTCCGCCAGTTCCTGCTGGAGAACACCTCCGACTACCT
- a CDS encoding phosphoribulokinase codes for MSVKHPIVAVTGSSGAGTTTVLQSFQHIFRRESLDAQIVEGDAFHRYDRLAMRQAMKEAETQGNRHFSHFGPYSNLFEELEALFAAYGETGGGQVRKYLHDAAEAAPYAQDPGTFTPWEGVRPGTDLLFYEGLHGAVKTDAVDIARHPDLLIGVVPIINLEWIQKLHRDQRQRGYSQEAVVDTILRRMPDYINHIVPQFTHTHVNFQRVPTVDTSNPFIARDIPTPDESFVVIRFARPKGIDFPYLLNMLHDSFMSRPNSIVVPGGKMGLAMQIIFTPMILQLMDRKRRAGG; via the coding sequence ATGTCGGTCAAGCACCCGATCGTCGCGGTGACCGGCTCTTCCGGCGCCGGCACCACCACCGTGCTGCAGAGCTTCCAGCACATCTTCCGGCGCGAGAGCCTCGACGCGCAGATCGTCGAGGGCGACGCGTTCCACCGCTACGACCGCTTGGCGATGCGCCAGGCGATGAAGGAGGCCGAGACCCAGGGCAATCGCCATTTCAGCCACTTCGGGCCGTACTCGAACCTGTTCGAGGAGCTCGAAGCCTTGTTCGCCGCCTACGGCGAGACCGGCGGCGGCCAGGTGCGCAAGTACCTGCACGACGCCGCCGAGGCCGCGCCCTACGCGCAGGACCCGGGCACGTTCACGCCCTGGGAGGGCGTGCGGCCCGGCACCGACCTGCTGTTCTACGAGGGCCTGCACGGCGCGGTGAAGACCGACGCCGTGGACATCGCGCGCCACCCGGACCTGCTGATCGGCGTGGTACCGATCATCAACCTGGAGTGGATCCAGAAGCTGCACCGCGACCAGCGCCAGCGCGGCTACTCGCAGGAGGCCGTGGTCGACACGATCCTGCGGCGCATGCCCGACTACATCAACCACATCGTCCCGCAGTTCACGCACACGCACGTCAACTTCCAGCGCGTGCCGACGGTGGACACGTCCAACCCGTTCATCGCGCGCGACATCCCGACGCCGGACGAGAGCTTCGTGGTGATCCGCTTCGCCCGGCCCAAGGGCATCGACTTCCCCTATCTCCTGAACATGCTGCACGACTCGTTCATGAGCCGGCCCAACAGCATCGTCGTGCCCGGCGGCAAGATGGGCCTGGCGATGCAGATCATCTTCACGCCGATGATCCTGCAGCTGATGGACCGCAAGCGGAGGGCCGGCGGATGA
- the gph gene encoding phosphoglycolate phosphatase (PGP is an essential enzyme in the glycolate salvage pathway in higher organisms (photorespiration in plants). Phosphoglycolate results from the oxidase activity of RubisCO in the Calvin cycle when concentrations of carbon dioxide are low relative to oxygen. This enzyme is a member of the Haloacid Dehalogenase (HAD) superfamily of aspartate-nucleophile hydrolase enzymes (PF00702).), producing MTLRLERPVHGVLFDLDGTLVDSLADIHAAVAGTLAALALPVPDVAAVRGYVGDGVRALLDRALAGALGHAADADLTARATALFEPRYGEQNGRAARLYPGVVAGLDRLGALGLRLAVVTNKPQRFSEALLAGLGIADRFGAVIGGDAAARRKPHADPLLLACARLDVAPADALMVGDSAIDAAAARAAGMPMIAVGYGYHHDDPARWSACVVDRIDAIPDLLATPAPRTGTA from the coding sequence TTGACGCTACGTCTCGAACGCCCGGTCCACGGCGTGCTGTTCGACCTCGACGGCACGCTCGTCGACTCGCTGGCCGACATCCACGCCGCCGTCGCCGGCACGCTGGCCGCGCTGGCGCTGCCGGTGCCCGACGTGGCCGCCGTGCGCGGCTACGTCGGCGACGGCGTGCGTGCCCTGCTCGACCGTGCGCTGGCCGGCGCGCTGGGACACGCCGCGGACGCGGACCTGACGGCCCGCGCCACGGCACTGTTCGAGCCGCGCTACGGCGAGCAGAACGGCCGCGCCGCCCGGCTCTATCCGGGCGTCGTCGCCGGCCTGGACCGGCTCGGCGCGCTCGGCCTGCGACTGGCGGTGGTCACCAACAAGCCGCAGCGCTTCAGCGAGGCGCTGCTGGCCGGCCTCGGCATCGCCGATCGCTTCGGCGCGGTGATCGGCGGCGACGCGGCGGCGCGCCGCAAGCCGCATGCCGACCCGCTGCTGCTGGCCTGTGCGCGCCTGGATGTCGCCCCGGCCGATGCGCTGATGGTCGGCGACTCGGCGATCGACGCCGCGGCCGCCCGTGCCGCCGGCATGCCGATGATCGCGGTCGGCTACGGCTACCACCACGACGACCCGGCGCGCTGGAGCGCGTGCGTCG
- a CDS encoding ribulose bisphosphate carboxylase small subunit — MRITQGTFSFLPDLTDEQIRAQVEYILQQGWAPSIEFTDDPHPRNTYWELWGLPMFDLKDAAGVLMEVRACRAQYPDHYIKINAFDSTHGFETQRLSFIVNRPQTETGFRLSRQEVDGRNIRYTLQSYASDRPAGQRF, encoded by the coding sequence ATGCGCATCACCCAAGGCACGTTCTCGTTCCTGCCCGACCTCACCGACGAGCAGATCCGCGCGCAGGTGGAGTACATCCTGCAGCAAGGCTGGGCACCGTCGATCGAGTTCACCGACGACCCGCACCCGCGCAACACCTACTGGGAGCTGTGGGGCCTGCCGATGTTCGACCTCAAGGACGCCGCCGGCGTGCTGATGGAGGTCCGCGCCTGCCGCGCGCAGTACCCGGACCACTACATCAAGATCAATGCGTTCGATTCCACGCACGGCTTCGAGACCCAGCGCCTGTCGTTCATCGTCAACCGCCCGCAGACCGAGACCGGCTTCCGCCTGAGCCGCCAGGAAGTGGACGGCCGCAACATCCGCTACACGCTGCAGTCCTACGCCAGCGACCGGCCCGCCGGCCAGCGCTTCTGA
- the tkt gene encoding transketolase codes for MNAERQVPAAAAGPTPRDRANALRLLAVDAVQAANSGHPGAPMGMADIAEVLWGRYLRHNPGNPQWVDRDRFVLSNGHGSMLLYALLHLTGYDLPIDELKRFRQLHSRTPGHPEFGETPGVETTTGPLGQGLANAVGMALAERLLAAEFNRGAHTIVDHHTYVFLGDGCLMEGISHEVASLAGTLRLGKLIAFYDDNGISIDGEVTGWFTDDTPRRFEAYGWHVVAEVDGHDPAAIERALRAARAATDRPSLIACRTVIGHGSPNKAGSEAVHGAPLGAAEVAATRENLGWTAPPFDVPAPIARAWDARETGRTLERDWRERFAAYEAQHPVLAEAFRRRTGLDGHALLPADWIGRANALLRGTANETAVATRKASQDALNLLAPLLPELLGGSADLTGSNLTNWTGCRAVGADGAGTYIHYGVREFGMAAMLNGIALHGGWLPFGGTFAVFSDYARNAIRMAALMRQRVVHVLTHDSIGLGEDGPTHQPIEHAASLRLIPGLDVWRPCDRVETLAAWISAVERVGHDSGPSALLLSRQNLPALVVDDALRLRVRRGGYVLRDAEDARAVIIATGSEVALAVEAAAQLAERGLPVRVVSLPCTQVFDRQPRAYRDTVLPPGLPRVAVEAGVTDYWRKYVGLDGAVVGIDRFGASAPAADLYRHLGLTAAAIGDAVADLLA; via the coding sequence ATGAACGCCGAACGCCAGGTGCCCGCCGCCGCGGCAGGACCCACGCCACGGGATCGCGCCAACGCGCTGCGCCTGCTGGCCGTCGATGCCGTGCAGGCGGCCAATTCCGGCCACCCGGGTGCGCCGATGGGCATGGCCGACATCGCCGAGGTGCTGTGGGGCCGCTACCTGCGCCACAACCCGGGCAACCCGCAGTGGGTGGATCGCGACCGTTTCGTGCTGTCCAACGGGCACGGCTCGATGCTGCTGTACGCGCTGTTGCACCTGACCGGCTACGACCTGCCGATCGACGAACTCAAGCGCTTCCGCCAACTGCACAGCCGCACGCCCGGCCACCCGGAGTTCGGCGAGACGCCGGGCGTGGAAACCACCACCGGCCCGCTCGGCCAGGGCCTGGCCAACGCGGTCGGCATGGCGCTGGCCGAGCGCCTGCTGGCGGCCGAGTTCAACCGCGGCGCGCACACGATCGTCGATCACCACACCTATGTCTTCCTCGGCGACGGCTGCCTGATGGAGGGGATCTCACACGAGGTCGCCTCGCTGGCCGGCACGCTGCGGCTCGGCAAGCTGATCGCCTTCTACGACGACAACGGCATCTCGATCGACGGCGAGGTGACGGGCTGGTTCACCGACGATACGCCGCGGCGCTTCGAGGCCTACGGCTGGCACGTCGTGGCCGAGGTCGACGGTCACGATCCGGCGGCGATCGAGCGTGCGCTGCGCGCGGCACGCGCGGCGACGGACCGCCCGTCGCTGATCGCCTGCCGCACCGTGATCGGCCACGGCAGCCCGAACAAGGCCGGCAGCGAGGCCGTGCACGGCGCGCCGCTGGGCGCGGCGGAAGTCGCCGCCACGCGCGAGAACCTCGGCTGGACCGCGCCGCCGTTCGACGTGCCCGCGCCGATTGCGCGCGCCTGGGACGCGCGCGAGACCGGCCGGACGCTGGAGCGCGACTGGCGCGAGCGCTTCGCCGCCTACGAGGCGCAGCATCCGGTACTGGCCGAGGCGTTCCGCCGCCGGACCGGCCTGGACGGCCACGCGCTGCTGCCGGCCGACTGGATCGGCCGCGCCAACGCGCTGCTGCGCGGCACCGCCAACGAAACCGCGGTCGCCACGCGCAAGGCCAGCCAGGACGCGCTGAACCTGCTCGCACCGCTGCTGCCGGAGCTGCTCGGCGGCTCGGCCGACCTGACCGGCTCCAACCTCACGAACTGGACCGGCTGCCGCGCCGTCGGCGCGGACGGTGCCGGCACCTACATCCACTACGGCGTGCGCGAGTTCGGCATGGCGGCGATGCTCAACGGCATCGCCCTGCACGGCGGCTGGCTGCCGTTCGGCGGCACCTTCGCGGTGTTCTCCGACTACGCGCGCAATGCGATCCGCATGGCCGCACTGATGCGCCAGCGCGTGGTGCACGTGCTGACGCACGACTCGATCGGCCTCGGCGAGGACGGACCCACGCACCAGCCGATCGAGCACGCGGCCAGCCTGCGCTTGATCCCGGGCCTGGATGTGTGGCGGCCGTGCGATCGCGTCGAGACGCTGGCGGCCTGGATCAGCGCGGTCGAGCGTGTCGGCCACGACAGCGGCCCCAGCGCCCTGCTGCTGTCGCGCCAGAACCTGCCTGCGCTGGTCGTGGACGATGCGCTGCGCCTGCGCGTCCGGCGCGGCGGCTACGTACTGCGCGACGCGGAGGATGCGCGTGCGGTCATCATCGCGACCGGCTCGGAAGTGGCGCTGGCGGTGGAGGCCGCCGCACAACTCGCCGAACGCGGCCTGCCGGTGCGCGTGGTCTCGCTGCCGTGCACGCAGGTGTTCGACCGCCAGCCGCGCGCGTACCGCGACACGGTGCTGCCGCCGGGCCTGCCGCGCGTCGCGGTGGAGGCCGGCGTCACCGACTACTGGCGCAAGTACGTGGGCCTCGACGGCGCGGTGGTCGGCATCGACCGCTTCGGCGCCTCGGCGCCCGCGGCGGACCTCTATCGCCACCTCGGGCTCACCGCTGCCGCGATCGGCGATGCGGTAGCGGACCTGCTCGCATGA